One genomic segment of Bradyrhizobium prioriisuperbiae includes these proteins:
- a CDS encoding helicase-related protein: MPLSSRSLSSMSSSLPSLANGRAPGAGVTAVLGPTNTGKTHLAIERMLAHSSGIIGLPLRLLAREVYNKIVARVGPADVALITGEEKIKPPKARFWVSTVEAMPRDLDVSFLAVDEIQIAADLERGHVFTDRILNRRGRDETLLLGAATMRPIIERLLPAANIVTRPRLSQLMFSGDRKITRQPRRTAIVAFSADEVYAIAELIRRQHGGAAVVLGSLSPRTRNAQVDLFQSGDVDYLVATDAIGMGLNLDVDHVAFASDRKYDGYQFRRLTPSEFAQIAGRAGRATRDGTFGTTGRCEPFEPELVDALQNHAFDSVKVLQWRNAKLDFSSLAALQVSLAQTPSHEALTRAPVAEDLRVLDHASRDGDVRDMAQGAAAIERLWEACQIPDYRRVAPAAHAELVTTLYGFLMQKGRIPDDWFAAQIAPTDRTDGDIDTLSGRIAQIRTWTFAANRPDWLADPEHWQEISRSVEDKLSDALHERLTERFVDRRTSVLMRRLRENTMLNTEIGKTGEVVVEGHVIGRLDGFMFAPDAAEAGSEAKALQAAALKALAGEIDARAEKLSKAPDDQFVLASDGTLRWTGDAVAKIVAADDVLHPRLRIIADDRLTGAPRDAVQARLDLWLKTHIEKLLGPLFEVSKAEDVTGIARGIAFQLVESLGVLERQKIATEMKDLDQPSRATLRKYGVRFGAYHIYIPSLLKPAARGIASLLWAQKLDNVDASALSGAQHLASSGRTSFPVDKALSRDAYRVLGYRQCGERAVRVDILERLADLIRPALAWRENSPGVKPGGAFDGRGFTVTQAMTSLTGSAGEDFASVLRALGYRMEKRPPLPPAPEKPVVAAAEDAAAPVADDTAVVDAGSGETVAIDAGETPETETVEAVASVAAEPEAPVAEAAADAVAPEAVATEEAVASEEAAAPEAIADGASSAGALVNPFESAPAVVETAGDTPVESQSAEPAADVTAEPAIAEAAGTEPAATEAAEAPAAEAVAAEPELIEVWRPGGRSEERRPRHDRNQHRRHQPQAAAGAPAGEGEARERPGRGDGRGRRDRRDEFRKLRADGPRPDAPRPEGAPAAATDGAQGRPPRDNDHRKQRGRPPEGFKGKFRGGQQGRNDSRPGNNGPRHGQGNPPPRERERPIDPNSPFAKLAALKEQLTAARKDG, encoded by the coding sequence ATGCCTTTGTCGTCCAGGTCTTTGTCGTCGATGTCGTCATCTCTGCCGTCGCTTGCGAACGGGCGCGCTCCCGGCGCCGGTGTCACCGCTGTCCTCGGCCCCACCAATACCGGCAAGACCCATCTTGCGATCGAGCGGATGCTTGCGCATTCCTCCGGCATCATCGGCTTGCCGCTGCGCCTTTTGGCGCGCGAGGTCTATAACAAGATCGTCGCCCGGGTCGGTCCCGCCGACGTCGCGCTGATCACCGGCGAGGAGAAGATCAAGCCGCCCAAAGCGCGGTTCTGGGTTTCGACCGTGGAGGCGATGCCGCGCGACCTCGACGTGTCGTTTCTCGCCGTCGACGAAATCCAGATCGCCGCCGATCTCGAGCGCGGCCATGTGTTCACCGACCGGATCCTCAATCGCCGCGGCCGTGACGAGACGTTGCTGCTGGGCGCGGCCACCATGCGCCCGATCATCGAGCGGCTGTTGCCGGCCGCCAACATCGTTACGCGGCCCCGGCTGTCGCAGCTGATGTTTTCCGGCGATCGCAAGATCACCCGGCAGCCGCGGCGCACGGCCATCGTGGCGTTTTCCGCCGACGAGGTTTATGCGATCGCCGAATTGATCCGCCGCCAGCACGGCGGTGCCGCGGTGGTGCTGGGATCGCTGTCGCCGCGCACGCGCAATGCCCAGGTCGATCTGTTTCAGTCGGGCGATGTCGATTATCTGGTCGCCACCGACGCCATCGGCATGGGGCTCAATCTCGATGTCGACCACGTCGCGTTTGCCTCCGACCGCAAATACGACGGCTATCAATTCCGCCGGCTGACGCCGTCGGAATTCGCCCAGATCGCCGGCCGCGCCGGCCGTGCCACCCGCGACGGCACCTTCGGCACCACCGGCCGCTGCGAGCCGTTCGAACCCGAATTGGTCGACGCGCTGCAGAATCATGCCTTCGACAGCGTCAAGGTGCTGCAGTGGCGCAATGCGAAGCTGGACTTCTCGTCACTCGCCGCGTTGCAGGTGTCACTGGCGCAAACGCCGTCACACGAGGCGCTGACCCGCGCGCCGGTCGCCGAGGATCTGCGTGTGCTGGATCATGCCTCGCGCGACGGCGATGTCCGCGACATGGCGCAGGGCGCGGCCGCCATCGAGCGGCTGTGGGAAGCCTGCCAGATTCCGGATTATCGCAGGGTTGCGCCCGCGGCCCATGCCGAGCTTGTCACGACCCTGTATGGGTTCCTGATGCAGAAAGGGCGGATACCGGACGACTGGTTCGCCGCGCAAATCGCCCCGACCGACCGGACCGACGGCGATATCGACACATTATCCGGCCGTATCGCCCAGATCAGGACCTGGACATTTGCGGCAAATCGCCCCGATTGGCTGGCCGATCCGGAACATTGGCAGGAAATTTCGCGTTCGGTCGAAGATAAATTGTCAGATGCACTGCATGAACGGCTAACTGAGCGTTTCGTTGACCGCCGGACCAGTGTATTGATGCGCCGCTTGCGGGAAAACACGATGCTGAATACTGAAATTGGAAAGACCGGCGAAGTCGTTGTTGAGGGCCATGTCATTGGCCGCCTCGACGGGTTCATGTTTGCGCCGGATGCCGCCGAGGCGGGCTCCGAAGCCAAGGCTTTACAAGCCGCGGCCCTGAAGGCTCTGGCCGGCGAAATCGATGCACGCGCGGAAAAACTGTCGAAGGCGCCGGACGATCAGTTCGTGCTGGCGTCCGACGGCACGCTGCGCTGGACCGGCGACGCGGTGGCCAAGATCGTCGCCGCCGACGATGTGCTGCATCCGCGCCTTCGCATCATCGCCGACGATCGCCTGACCGGAGCGCCGCGCGATGCGGTGCAGGCCCGGCTCGATCTCTGGCTCAAGACCCACATCGAAAAGCTGCTCGGGCCGCTGTTCGAAGTCTCGAAGGCGGAAGACGTCACCGGCATCGCCCGCGGCATCGCATTCCAGCTGGTCGAGTCGCTCGGCGTGCTGGAGCGCCAGAAGATCGCGACCGAGATGAAAGATCTCGATCAGCCCTCGCGCGCGACGCTGCGCAAGTATGGCGTGCGTTTCGGCGCCTATCACATCTACATCCCCTCGCTGCTGAAGCCCGCCGCGCGCGGCATCGCCTCGCTGCTGTGGGCGCAGAAACTGGACAATGTGGATGCATCCGCGCTGTCCGGCGCGCAGCATCTGGCGTCCAGCGGACGCACCTCGTTTCCGGTCGACAAGGCGCTCAGCCGCGATGCCTATCGTGTGCTCGGCTATCGCCAGTGCGGCGAGCGCGCCGTGCGCGTCGACATCCTGGAGCGGTTGGCCGATCTGATTCGCCCCGCGCTGGCCTGGCGCGAGAACTCGCCGGGCGTAAAGCCGGGCGGCGCTTTCGATGGCCGCGGCTTCACCGTGACCCAGGCGATGACATCGCTGACCGGCTCGGCCGGCGAAGACTTTGCGTCGGTCCTGCGCGCGCTCGGCTATCGCATGGAAAAGCGACCGCCGTTGCCACCGGCGCCCGAAAAGCCCGTGGTCGCTGCTGCTGAGGATGCGGCCGCCCCGGTCGCGGACGATACAGCCGTTGTCGATGCCGGCTCTGGTGAGACTGTGGCAATCGATGCGGGCGAGACACCTGAGACAGAAACAGTCGAGGCCGTCGCAAGCGTCGCGGCGGAGCCGGAAGCCCCGGTGGCTGAAGCCGCCGCTGATGCGGTTGCGCCCGAAGCCGTTGCAACTGAAGAAGCTGTCGCATCTGAAGAGGCCGCCGCACCCGAAGCCATCGCCGATGGTGCATCTTCAGCTGGGGCGCTGGTCAATCCGTTCGAGAGCGCACCTGCCGTCGTCGAAACCGCTGGCGATACGCCGGTGGAGTCGCAGTCTGCGGAGCCCGCGGCCGACGTCACCGCCGAGCCTGCAATTGCCGAAGCTGCAGGCACCGAGCCGGCAGCCACCGAGGCTGCAGAAGCGCCGGCGGCAGAGGCCGTTGCCGCCGAGCCCGAACTGATCGAAGTCTGGCGTCCGGGTGGACGCTCGGAAGAACGGCGTCCGCGCCACGACCGCAATCAGCATCGCCGCCATCAACCTCAGGCAGCGGCCGGTGCGCCGGCTGGCGAGGGCGAGGCGCGGGAGCGTCCGGGGCGTGGCGATGGCCGGGGCCGGCGCGATCGCCGCGACGAATTCCGCAAGCTTCGCGCCGACGGACCTCGTCCTGATGCACCCCGTCCGGAGGGAGCGCCCGCCGCTGCCACGGATGGCGCCCAAGGCCGCCCGCCACGCGACAATGATCATCGCAAGCAGCGCGGACGGCCACCCGAAGGCTTCAAGGGCAAGTTCAGGGGCGGACAGCAGGGCCGCAATGACAGCCGCCCGGGGAACAACGGGCCGCGTCACGGACAAGGCAATCCGCCGCCGCGTGAGCGCGAGCGGCCGATCGACCCCAATTCGCCGTTTGCCAAACTGGCTGCCCTGAAGGAGCAGCTCACGGCGGCGCGCAAGGACGGTTAA
- a CDS encoding RNA-binding S4 domain-containing protein gives MERQRIDKWLWHARVVKTRSDAASLVASGHVRLNGVRETSPGHGVKPGDVLTVALDRTVRILKVTGFAERRGDASSARALYTDLQKPDPQNAESSDPQDTGP, from the coding sequence GTGGAGCGCCAGCGCATCGACAAATGGCTGTGGCATGCGCGGGTGGTGAAAACCCGCAGCGACGCGGCGTCGCTGGTAGCGAGCGGTCACGTTCGTCTCAATGGTGTGCGCGAGACGTCGCCTGGACATGGGGTCAAGCCGGGAGACGTGCTGACGGTGGCGCTCGACCGCACCGTTCGCATCCTCAAGGTCACGGGATTTGCCGAGCGGCGGGGTGATGCGTCGTCGGCCCGCGCGCTTTATACCGATTTGCAGAAGCCGGATCCGCAGAACGCGGAGAGTTCGGACCCGCAGGATACCGGCCCATAA
- the fdxA gene encoding ferredoxin FdxA, with product MTYVVTDNCIKCKYTDCVEVCPVDCFYEGENMLVIHPDECIDCGVCEPECPADAIKPDTEPNLEKWLEVNSSYAKSWPNITQKKDQLAEAEEFDGQEGKFEKFFSTKPGSGD from the coding sequence ATGACTTACGTCGTCACCGATAATTGCATCAAATGTAAGTACACGGATTGCGTCGAGGTATGCCCCGTCGATTGTTTCTACGAGGGCGAGAACATGCTGGTGATCCATCCGGACGAATGTATCGATTGCGGGGTTTGCGAACCGGAATGCCCGGCGGATGCGATCAAGCCGGATACCGAGCCGAATCTGGAAAAATGGCTTGAGGTGAACTCCAGCTATGCCAAGAGCTGGCCGAACATCACCCAGAAGAAAGACCAGCTTGCCGAAGCCGAAGAGTTTGACGGCCAGGAAGGCAAATTCGAGAAATTTTTCTCTACGAAACCAGGCAGCGGCGACTGA
- a CDS encoding CarD family transcriptional regulator gives MAHKTRNQSTSKAAKKPSAAARSTAKNSSTKSGVKTSRVKTPAKASAKKDSRVAASKSTAHKATVKPAPAKSSKNTRSEMQKTSAKTVKAAVSKAPAPAPKAAAPKAPAPKAAVVTKPPVAAAAVAKPPAKPVAAQPRVEEPKKPLTQRQGFKTNEFVVYPAHGVGQILSIEEQEIAGAKLELFVINFIKDKMTLRVPTAKVAQVGMRKLSEPALVKKALETLKGRARIKRTMWSRRAQEYEAKINSGDIVAIAEVVRDLYRSESQPEQSYSERQLYEAALDRLSREIAVVQHVTETEAVKEIEASLAKSPRRGAVKAEADAEGDTDADDADGEDSVAAEDEAA, from the coding sequence GTGGCCCACAAAACGCGTAACCAGAGTACCTCGAAAGCTGCGAAGAAACCCTCCGCAGCTGCCCGTAGCACTGCCAAAAACAGCTCTACCAAGAGTGGTGTCAAAACCAGCCGTGTCAAAACCCCTGCCAAAGCTTCAGCGAAGAAAGATTCACGGGTAGCGGCCTCAAAATCGACTGCCCACAAGGCGACAGTAAAGCCTGCGCCTGCAAAGTCCTCCAAAAATACAAGAAGTGAAATGCAAAAAACCTCTGCCAAGACCGTCAAGGCCGCTGTTTCGAAGGCACCTGCTCCTGCTCCGAAGGCTGCTGCCCCGAAAGCTCCGGCGCCGAAGGCTGCCGTTGTGACCAAGCCGCCGGTTGCTGCCGCCGCTGTGGCGAAGCCGCCGGCCAAGCCTGTGGCCGCCCAGCCGCGCGTCGAGGAGCCGAAGAAGCCGCTGACCCAGCGTCAGGGCTTCAAGACCAACGAGTTCGTGGTCTATCCGGCCCATGGTGTTGGCCAGATCCTCTCCATCGAGGAGCAGGAGATCGCGGGCGCCAAGCTCGAGCTGTTCGTGATCAATTTCATCAAGGACAAGATGACGCTCCGGGTGCCGACCGCGAAGGTCGCGCAGGTCGGCATGCGCAAGCTGTCCGAGCCGGCGCTGGTCAAGAAGGCGCTGGAAACCCTCAAGGGCCGAGCCCGCATCAAGCGCACCATGTGGTCGCGCCGCGCGCAGGAATACGAAGCGAAGATCAATTCGGGCGATATCGTCGCGATCGCCGAGGTGGTGCGCGATCTCTACCGCTCCGAGTCGCAGCCCGAGCAGTCCTACAGCGAACGCCAGCTCTATGAAGCGGCGCTGGATCGGCTGTCGCGCGAAATCGCCGTGGTCCAGCATGTGACCGAGACCGAGGCGGTGAAGGAAATCGAAGCGTCGCTCGCCAAGAGCCCGCGCCGTGGCGCCGTCAAGGCCGAGGCGGATGCGGAAGGCGACACTGACGCGGATGATGCCGACGGCGAGGATTCCGTCGCTGCCGAGGACGAAGCCGCGTAA
- a CDS encoding M48 family metalloprotease produces the protein MLAAVLGLGGCGDATRFQTAAPTVSSTAKFPKPVVQTPAAEREHERILAAYGGPYDDPKLGALITKTVDRLVAASERPDLSYKVTILNSGAVNAFALPTGQLYVTRGLIALASDTSELSSVLSHEMAHVLAKHAAIREDQARQAALVTRVVQDMSDDPGLTALALAKSKLTMASFSRAQEFEADGIGVGISARAHFDPYGAARFLSAMERNAALKAPRSSIDPRSQDFLSSHPATPERVQNAQANARQYSAPQSGDRDRDDYLAAIDNIVYGEDPSEGFVRGRRFLHPKLGFTFTSPDGFTLENTAQAVVGVREGGSQAMRFDVVRVPSEQTLSEYLNSGWMENVDKASTEDLTVNGFPAATAVARGDQWQFRVYALRFGSDVYRFIFAARQRTNENDRSFRDTVNSFRRLSLAEVQEARPLRIKVINVQPGDTVESLSHRMAGVDHQTERFRVINGLDAKDTIKARDRVKIVVD, from the coding sequence GTGCTGGCCGCTGTGCTCGGGCTCGGCGGGTGCGGCGATGCGACTCGTTTCCAGACGGCGGCGCCGACGGTTTCCAGCACAGCTAAATTTCCCAAACCCGTGGTTCAGACGCCGGCGGCCGAGCGTGAACACGAGCGCATCCTGGCCGCCTATGGCGGGCCCTATGACGATCCGAAGCTTGGAGCCCTGATCACCAAGACCGTCGATCGACTGGTCGCGGCATCCGAGCGCCCGGACCTGTCCTACAAGGTCACCATCCTGAACTCCGGCGCGGTCAACGCCTTCGCGCTGCCGACCGGACAGCTTTATGTGACGCGCGGCCTGATTGCGCTGGCAAGCGATACCTCCGAGCTGTCCTCGGTGCTGTCGCATGAAATGGCGCACGTGCTGGCGAAGCACGCGGCAATCCGTGAAGACCAGGCCCGGCAGGCCGCTCTCGTCACCCGCGTCGTGCAGGACATGAGCGACGATCCCGGCCTCACCGCACTGGCGCTGGCGAAGTCCAAACTCACCATGGCGAGTTTCTCGCGCGCCCAGGAATTCGAGGCCGATGGCATCGGCGTCGGCATTTCCGCCCGCGCGCATTTCGATCCGTATGGCGCCGCCCGTTTCCTCAGCGCCATGGAGCGCAACGCCGCGCTGAAGGCGCCACGCTCCAGCATCGATCCGCGGTCACAGGATTTCCTGTCGTCGCATCCGGCAACGCCGGAACGCGTCCAGAATGCGCAGGCCAATGCGCGGCAGTACTCAGCGCCGCAATCCGGCGATCGCGATCGCGACGACTATCTCGCCGCCATCGACAACATCGTTTATGGCGAGGATCCGAGCGAAGGCTTTGTCCGCGGCCGTCGTTTCCTGCATCCGAAACTCGGCTTCACCTTTACGTCGCCGGACGGTTTCACGCTGGAAAACACGGCACAGGCGGTGGTCGGCGTGCGCGAAGGCGGCAGCCAGGCGATGCGCTTCGACGTGGTGCGCGTGCCGTCCGAACAGACGCTCAGCGAATACCTCAATTCCGGCTGGATGGAGAACGTCGACAAGGCATCGACGGAGGATCTCACCGTCAACGGCTTCCCGGCCGCGACGGCGGTCGCGCGCGGCGACCAATGGCAATTCCGGGTCTATGCTTTGCGCTTCGGCAGCGACGTCTATCGCTTCATTTTCGCCGCCCGGCAGCGCACCAATGAAAACGACCGCAGCTTCCGTGACACCGTCAACTCGTTCCGCCGCCTGTCGCTGGCGGAGGTGCAGGAGGCGCGGCCGCTGCGGATCAAGGTGATCAACGTACAGCCCGGCGACACGGTCGAGTCACTGTCGCATCGCATGGCCGGTGTCGACCACCAGACCGAGCGCTTCCGGGTCATCAACGGCCTCGACGCCAAGGACACCATCAAGGCCCGCGACCGGGTCAAGATCGTGGTGGATTGA
- a CDS encoding thermonuclease family protein, producing MGHRKSRLLLAAWLVVVATTTGEAACSFEPQGEGRVGAVIDARTFRLTDGREIRLAAIEPAPGQAKSTAQLAALLESRDIRLQGADDTPDRYGRQPALVFLDNADSPVQLDLLKQGYALFSGVMADRACAADLMQAEAGARKSRLGVWAAGTALKNAERPGDILPLVGQFVVVEGKVLSVRQAGATFYVNFGRRWTEGFAATISRRMITALETAGLAPKSLENRQVRVRGWVELRGGPRIDIFQVGQIELVGEK from the coding sequence GTGGGACATCGCAAAAGCCGTCTGCTGCTCGCAGCATGGCTTGTGGTGGTCGCCACCACGACGGGCGAAGCAGCCTGCAGTTTCGAGCCGCAGGGTGAGGGACGCGTCGGCGCCGTGATCGACGCCCGCACGTTTCGCCTCACCGACGGCCGCGAGATTCGCCTCGCCGCCATCGAGCCGGCACCTGGACAAGCGAAGTCGACCGCACAGCTCGCGGCCCTGCTCGAGAGCCGCGACATTCGCTTGCAGGGCGCTGACGACACGCCGGATCGCTACGGCCGGCAACCGGCGCTGGTCTTCCTCGACAACGCCGACAGCCCCGTGCAACTCGACTTGCTCAAGCAGGGATATGCGCTGTTTTCCGGCGTAATGGCCGACCGTGCCTGCGCCGCGGATCTGATGCAGGCGGAGGCCGGTGCACGAAAATCCCGCCTGGGTGTCTGGGCCGCTGGGACTGCCTTAAAAAACGCGGAAAGACCGGGCGATATTTTGCCTCTGGTGGGGCAGTTCGTTGTGGTGGAAGGCAAGGTTTTGTCAGTACGCCAGGCCGGAGCGACATTTTATGTCAATTTTGGCCGCCGGTGGACAGAAGGCTTTGCCGCGACTATTTCAAGGCGCATGATAACAGCGTTAGAAACGGCCGGTTTGGCGCCGAAATCACTCGAAAACCGGCAAGTTCGCGTGCGTGGTTGGGTGGAATTGCGCGGAGGCCCGCGGATCGACATCTTCCAGGTGGGGCAGATTGAACTGGTTGGTGAAAAGTAG
- a CDS encoding ABC transporter substrate-binding protein: MLKSVLKSSLLTALASAALLAAPANAQDKLLQDKPLKLGAILDMSGLYADITGVGSETAAKMAAEDFGGQVLGRKIEIIAADHLNKADLSANIARDMLDNQGVEAIIDVAASATALAAGEIAKARNKIIMFNGPGSIRLSNEACGPYTVHYVFDTFAQANVTGLATVKQGLDSWFFLTADYAFGADLEKDTSNVVLKSGGKVLGNVKHPLNTSDFSSFLLQAQGSNAKVIGLANAGGDTINAIKQAAEFGITKSGQKLSPLLAFITDIDSVGLPTAQGLLLAEAFYWDLNDETRAFSKRFMERVKRPPTSAQAGVYSSVTHYLKAVKAAGTTDSAAVIKVMKETPINDMFAKNGRIREDGRMVHDMYLFEVKSPSESKGRWDDYKLLATVPGEQAFQPLSDSRCPLVKK; this comes from the coding sequence ATGCTGAAGTCCGTGCTGAAATCATCATTGTTGACCGCTCTCGCATCCGCCGCACTGCTGGCGGCGCCGGCGAATGCCCAGGACAAGCTGCTTCAAGACAAGCCGCTCAAGCTCGGCGCCATTCTCGACATGTCCGGGCTCTATGCCGACATCACCGGTGTCGGCAGCGAAACCGCGGCGAAGATGGCGGCGGAGGATTTCGGCGGCCAGGTGCTGGGCCGCAAGATCGAGATCATCGCCGCCGATCATCTCAACAAGGCGGATCTTTCCGCCAACATTGCGCGCGACATGCTGGACAATCAGGGCGTAGAAGCGATCATCGACGTTGCGGCCTCCGCCACCGCGCTTGCGGCCGGCGAGATCGCCAAGGCGCGCAACAAGATCATCATGTTCAACGGCCCGGGCTCGATCCGCCTCAGCAACGAAGCCTGCGGTCCATATACCGTGCACTATGTGTTCGACACCTTCGCCCAGGCCAATGTCACCGGGCTTGCCACGGTGAAGCAGGGGCTCGACAGCTGGTTCTTCCTGACCGCGGATTATGCCTTCGGCGCCGATCTGGAGAAGGACACCAGCAATGTGGTGCTGAAGTCCGGCGGCAAGGTGCTCGGCAATGTCAAGCATCCGCTCAACACGTCGGATTTTTCGTCGTTCCTGCTGCAGGCGCAGGGCTCCAACGCCAAGGTGATCGGCCTCGCCAATGCCGGCGGCGACACCATCAACGCCATCAAGCAGGCGGCCGAGTTCGGCATCACCAAGAGCGGCCAGAAATTGTCGCCGCTCTTGGCATTCATCACCGACATTGACAGCGTCGGGCTGCCGACCGCCCAGGGCCTGTTGCTCGCTGAAGCCTTCTACTGGGATCTCAACGACGAGACCCGCGCGTTCTCCAAGCGCTTCATGGAGCGGGTGAAGCGTCCGCCGACATCGGCGCAGGCCGGCGTCTATTCGTCGGTCACGCATTATCTCAAGGCAGTGAAGGCCGCCGGCACCACCGACTCCGCCGCGGTGATCAAGGTGATGAAGGAGACCCCGATCAACGACATGTTCGCCAAGAACGGCCGGATCCGGGAAGACGGCCGCATGGTGCACGACATGTACTTGTTTGAAGTGAAGTCGCCGTCGGAATCCAAAGGGCGCTGGGACGACTACAAGCTGCTCGCCACCGTGCCGGGTGAGCAGGCGTTCCAGCCGCTGTCGGACTCGCGCTGCCCGCTGGTGAAGAAATAA
- a CDS encoding enoyl-CoA hydratase, translating to MTDIVLQHLDRGLLTITMNRPERRNALNAEMTQGLVEAARRAADDSEVRAVLLKGAGGTFCVGGDVKAMASTTENPSLEAKVTRLRRGMEVSRILHIMQKPVVAQIDGAAAGAGLSIALSCDLRVASASAKITTAFAKVGYSGDYGGTYFLTQLLGSARARELYLLSPVLTAQEALALGMVTRVVPDAEIDAAAHELALSLAQGPSVTLGYIKKNINNAEHLSLEACFDAEALHHSRCSETADHKEAAKAFVEKRAAVFKGH from the coding sequence ATGACCGATATCGTGCTCCAGCATCTCGACCGCGGGCTTCTGACCATCACCATGAATCGTCCCGAGCGCCGCAATGCGCTGAATGCCGAGATGACCCAGGGGCTGGTCGAGGCGGCGCGTCGTGCCGCTGACGACAGCGAGGTGCGGGCGGTGTTGCTGAAAGGGGCGGGCGGCACCTTCTGTGTCGGCGGCGACGTCAAGGCGATGGCGAGCACGACCGAAAACCCGTCGCTCGAAGCCAAGGTGACGCGGCTGCGCCGCGGCATGGAGGTGTCGCGTATTCTCCACATCATGCAGAAGCCGGTGGTGGCGCAGATCGACGGCGCGGCTGCCGGCGCCGGGCTGTCGATCGCCCTGTCGTGCGATCTGCGCGTCGCCTCGGCGTCCGCCAAGATCACGACCGCGTTCGCCAAGGTCGGTTATTCCGGCGACTATGGCGGCACATACTTCCTCACCCAGCTGCTCGGCAGCGCCAGGGCGCGTGAGCTCTATCTGCTGTCGCCGGTGCTGACAGCCCAGGAGGCGCTGGCGCTGGGCATGGTGACGCGGGTGGTGCCGGATGCGGAGATCGATGCGGCCGCTCATGAGCTTGCGCTATCGCTGGCCCAGGGCCCATCCGTGACGCTCGGCTACATCAAAAAGAACATCAACAACGCCGAGCACCTGTCGCTCGAAGCCTGCTTCGATGCCGAGGCGTTGCACCATTCGCGCTGCTCGGAGACGGCCGATCACAAGGAAGCCGCCAAGGCGTTCGTGGAAAAGCGCGCCGCCGTATTTAAGGGACATTGA